The following proteins come from a genomic window of Candidatus Sulfotelmatobacter sp.:
- a CDS encoding FAD-binding protein: MTDSILQSRIKQPLESFVRLSPDQRSGIIRAAVSDLNAFLDDGRALDQREAPARTRELAQSLFAALENIADDSPAARSGARAATLAERLVTEAFVREEADRDQNVYLGKLFTRTLTRAIPDLIFQPVSVAEAAASLRWARLNQVPVTLRGAASTAMGGAVPNDGGLTLDLSRLDSIDIEAGNGVAVVGAGTRLRTLHQKLGERGLALRAYPSNLGGTLAGWFVTGGIGMNAFGRGRALDSVRSADLVLPGGEHLRFHDDGRLDVPGEGHHRHTLSKEESAGWFSAHGLEPITLADLAGSEGVFGMLTHLTVSVEPRPEIGAFLIAFPLPMGAFEAARWVAGVSGTRFGAPANVKAMSASHLHHLREVWKDEDSRDWRQRGSRLSDGATLPWRRIASPNELGAATGADSAQAGSYLFVDFFDLDAARVFATAIGEMPGSPRALEKESVRFAAERFRPQQIKRLGPGMLAAEIVLPLDQVVRFIPKAARLASNAGNDLDAEVYVLADGTALVIAGYLTDHRRGSFAVDLMIAPALVDLAMRSHRGRPYVLGRWQSAWARKRFGGKEVSRLARVKRGVDSADLVNRGVLLRFRLHGPLGGLVQATFAPGVGLLSRVYGSTILSPLVRIARAILSGFPGPARGRGEPAKVGAKFAASSATGGLMEADGHVMAVTQVAAARALNCVNCGECNSVCPIFNESKIRLPQMLTHVGEGAYAGKGVSPIGSVLLDLCMRCGNCEEVCQAGIPHLPLYEQLQTLSDDRRPPDKERHTAIVAAVRSSSHYLRDFLDVRPGGYVKRAPASLPGVARYMLMRAENDAGPAATCIHCGACVAVCPTQANREYEGADPRWITTAQERCVGCGTCVEVCPANQANGGQTLRVMEAPTRDWFIALEEFERGAAK; the protein is encoded by the coding sequence ATGACCGACTCCATACTCCAGAGCCGAATCAAGCAGCCGCTCGAATCCTTCGTTCGGCTGAGCCCCGACCAGCGCAGCGGCATCATCCGGGCAGCGGTCTCCGACCTCAACGCGTTCCTGGATGACGGGCGCGCGCTCGATCAGCGCGAGGCTCCCGCGCGTACCCGCGAGCTGGCGCAGTCGTTGTTCGCGGCGCTCGAGAACATCGCCGACGACAGCCCGGCCGCGCGGAGCGGCGCGCGCGCCGCCACGCTGGCCGAGCGCCTGGTCACCGAGGCATTCGTTCGCGAGGAAGCGGACCGCGACCAGAACGTCTACCTGGGCAAACTGTTCACGCGCACGCTCACCCGGGCAATTCCGGATCTGATCTTCCAGCCGGTCTCGGTCGCCGAGGCCGCGGCCTCGCTGCGCTGGGCGCGGCTGAACCAGGTGCCGGTGACGCTCCGCGGCGCGGCCTCCACGGCAATGGGCGGCGCGGTGCCGAACGATGGCGGACTGACGCTCGATCTTTCGCGTCTCGACTCGATCGACATCGAGGCCGGCAACGGCGTGGCGGTGGTGGGCGCGGGAACGCGGCTCCGCACGCTGCACCAGAAGCTGGGCGAGCGCGGGCTCGCGCTGCGCGCCTATCCGTCGAATCTCGGCGGCACGCTGGCCGGCTGGTTCGTGACCGGCGGCATCGGCATGAACGCGTTCGGCCGCGGGCGCGCGCTCGATTCGGTCCGCTCCGCCGACCTGGTGCTGCCGGGCGGCGAGCACCTTCGCTTCCACGACGACGGCCGGCTCGACGTGCCCGGCGAAGGCCACCACCGGCACACGCTCTCGAAGGAGGAGAGCGCCGGCTGGTTCTCCGCGCACGGGCTCGAGCCGATCACGCTGGCGGATCTCGCCGGCAGCGAAGGCGTGTTCGGGATGCTCACGCACCTGACGGTGTCGGTGGAGCCGCGACCCGAGATCGGCGCGTTTCTCATCGCATTTCCGCTGCCGATGGGCGCGTTCGAGGCCGCACGCTGGGTGGCGGGCGTGTCGGGGACGCGGTTTGGCGCCCCGGCCAACGTGAAGGCGATGTCGGCTTCGCACCTCCATCACCTGCGCGAGGTGTGGAAGGACGAGGACAGCCGCGACTGGCGCCAGCGCGGCTCCAGGCTGAGCGACGGTGCCACGCTGCCCTGGAGGCGCATCGCCAGTCCGAACGAGCTGGGCGCCGCGACCGGCGCCGACAGCGCTCAGGCCGGAAGCTATCTCTTCGTGGACTTCTTCGATCTCGACGCGGCGCGCGTGTTTGCCACGGCGATCGGCGAGATGCCGGGATCGCCGCGCGCGCTCGAGAAGGAGAGCGTGCGCTTCGCCGCCGAACGCTTCCGACCGCAGCAGATCAAGCGTCTGGGACCCGGCATGCTCGCGGCCGAGATCGTGCTGCCGCTCGATCAGGTGGTGCGTTTCATTCCAAAGGCGGCGCGACTGGCGAGCAACGCCGGTAACGATCTCGACGCCGAGGTCTACGTGCTCGCCGACGGCACCGCGCTGGTGATCGCCGGCTACCTCACCGACCACCGGCGCGGATCCTTCGCGGTCGACCTCATGATCGCGCCGGCGCTGGTGGACCTGGCGATGCGTTCGCATCGCGGGCGGCCGTACGTGCTCGGGCGGTGGCAGTCGGCGTGGGCACGGAAGCGGTTCGGCGGCAAAGAGGTGTCGCGCCTCGCGCGCGTCAAGCGCGGCGTGGATTCGGCCGATCTGGTCAACCGCGGCGTGCTGCTGCGATTCCGGCTGCACGGCCCGCTCGGAGGCCTGGTGCAGGCGACGTTCGCGCCCGGGGTGGGGTTGCTGAGCCGTGTCTATGGCTCGACCATTCTTTCGCCGTTGGTGCGGATCGCGCGCGCGATCTTGAGCGGATTCCCGGGTCCGGCGCGTGGTCGCGGGGAGCCGGCGAAGGTCGGAGCGAAATTCGCCGCCAGCTCGGCCACTGGCGGGCTGATGGAAGCCGACGGCCACGTCATGGCGGTGACTCAGGTGGCCGCGGCGCGCGCACTCAACTGCGTGAATTGCGGTGAGTGCAACAGCGTCTGCCCGATCTTCAACGAATCGAAGATCCGCCTGCCGCAGATGCTCACGCACGTCGGCGAGGGGGCGTACGCCGGCAAGGGCGTGTCACCGATCGGCAGCGTCCTGCTCGATCTCTGCATGCGCTGTGGCAACTGCGAGGAAGTCTGCCAGGCCGGCATCCCGCATCTGCCGCTCTACGAGCAGCTGCAGACGCTCTCGGACGACCGGCGCCCGCCCGACAAGGAGCGCCACACCGCGATCGTCGCCGCGGTGCGCAGTTCGTCGCACTATCTCCGCGACTTCCTCGACGTTCGTCCGGGAGGCTACGTGAAGCGCGCGCCCGCCTCGCTGCCGGGGGTGGCGCGCTACATGTTGATGCGCGCCGAGAACGACGCCGGCCCGGCCGCCACCTGCATTCATTGCGGCGCGTGCGTGGCGGTCTGCCCGACCCAGGCCAATCGCGAGTACGAGGGCGCCGACCCGCGCTGGATCACCACCGCGCAGGAACGCTGCGTGGGCTGCGGCACGTGCGTCGAGGTGTGCCCGGCCAATCAGGCGAACGGCGGCCAGACGCTGCGCGTGATGGAGGCGCCGACCCGCGACTGGTTCATCGCGCTCGAGGAGTTCGAAAGGGGAGCGGCAAAGTGA
- a CDS encoding rhomboid family intramembrane serine protease, which produces MSPAEGSMLCPQCGRLIGVSEERCPFCGAWRPGMFGAAPKLQRFFAAHHIDLISVIVTACVALYATSLALDPRAVFANGFNLFNLLAPSTRALFQLGMTGGVAWRAGWWWTLLTAIYLHGSLLHIFFNMMWVRNLGPVVSQVYGPARAFVIFSIAGAAGFLVSNLVTGSPTIGASGSIFGLLAALIVYSRHAGASVMRAQLWQWAIILFVFGFLMQGVNNFAHAGGFAGGWICAQIMKPLGEKRETPAVQVLALALLALTAIGVALSFVKVTTLLLSQ; this is translated from the coding sequence ATGTCACCCGCCGAAGGCTCGATGCTCTGCCCGCAGTGCGGCCGATTGATCGGGGTGTCGGAGGAACGCTGCCCGTTCTGCGGCGCGTGGCGGCCCGGCATGTTCGGCGCGGCGCCCAAGCTGCAGCGGTTCTTCGCCGCCCATCACATCGACCTGATCTCGGTGATCGTGACGGCCTGCGTGGCGCTCTACGCGACTTCGCTGGCGCTCGACCCGCGCGCGGTGTTCGCCAACGGATTCAACCTGTTCAACCTGCTGGCGCCGAGCACCCGCGCCCTGTTCCAGCTCGGCATGACCGGGGGCGTGGCGTGGCGCGCCGGCTGGTGGTGGACGCTGCTCACCGCGATCTACCTGCACGGCTCGCTGCTCCACATCTTCTTCAACATGATGTGGGTGCGAAATCTCGGCCCGGTGGTGAGCCAGGTCTACGGGCCGGCGCGCGCGTTCGTGATCTTCAGCATCGCCGGCGCGGCCGGATTCCTGGTCTCCAACCTGGTCACCGGCAGTCCGACCATCGGCGCCTCGGGCAGCATCTTCGGCCTGCTGGCCGCGCTCATCGTCTACTCGCGCCACGCCGGCGCCTCGGTGATGAGGGCGCAACTCTGGCAGTGGGCGATCATCCTGTTCGTGTTCGGATTCCTCATGCAGGGCGTCAACAACTTCGCCCACGCCGGCGGCTTCGCGGGCGGATGGATCTGCGCGCAGATCATGAAGCCGCTCGGCGAAAAGCGCGAAACGCCTGCGGTGCAGGTGCTGGCGCTCGCCCTGCTCGCGCTCACTGCCATCGGTGTCGCGCTCTCGTTCGTCAAAGTGACCACGCTGCTGCTGAGCCAGTAA